Proteins from a genomic interval of Marmoricola sp. OAE513:
- a CDS encoding FkbM family methyltransferase, translating to MPRIDAAREALAEGGVAELVRRTRLWSAGKIYPGVMPRPRPKRPRVRPAPTPSARDVGHAAALAWFDERRSTYERLATAVAPYVDPEGVFFDVGANIGYFTRTLAEQTGFRGTAHLFEPVPHLVGLCAQTLAGAPYESVVHAFGLSDTDATLDLYLSADGNLGWNTMVAAKATPGMVRTEIEVRSWASSGVTDVPTFIKIDVEGAEHRVLTGLLPALRTWTRRPAILCEIGWGTTHPDWTDELAAFAAMTAIGYRIVDLDGRPIDVATLTRTTDVLFLPS from the coding sequence AGGCAAGATCTACCCCGGCGTCATGCCGCGGCCGCGACCGAAGCGGCCCCGGGTGCGTCCAGCGCCCACACCGTCAGCCCGCGACGTCGGGCACGCAGCGGCGCTCGCCTGGTTCGACGAGCGCCGATCCACCTACGAGCGACTCGCGACCGCGGTCGCCCCGTACGTCGACCCGGAGGGCGTTTTCTTCGACGTCGGCGCGAACATCGGCTACTTCACCCGGACCCTCGCGGAGCAGACCGGCTTCCGCGGGACGGCGCACCTCTTCGAGCCCGTCCCTCACCTCGTCGGCCTGTGCGCACAGACGCTGGCCGGTGCGCCGTACGAGTCGGTGGTGCACGCGTTCGGCCTCAGCGACACCGACGCCACCTTGGACCTGTACCTCAGTGCCGACGGCAACCTGGGGTGGAACACGATGGTGGCCGCGAAGGCGACCCCGGGGATGGTCCGCACCGAGATCGAGGTGCGCTCCTGGGCGAGCAGCGGCGTCACCGACGTCCCGACATTCATCAAGATCGACGTCGAGGGTGCCGAGCACCGCGTCCTGACCGGCTTGCTGCCGGCGCTGCGGACGTGGACGCGCCGCCCGGCCATCCTGTGCGAGATCGGCTGGGGCACCACGCACCCCGACTGGACCGACGAGCTGGCCGCCTTCGCCGCGATGACCGCGATCGGCTACCGGATCGTCGACCTCGACGGCCGACCGATCGACGTCGCTACCCTGACCAGGACCACCGACGTGCTCTTCCTGCCGTCCTGA